A genomic stretch from Pseudomonas mendocina includes:
- a CDS encoding ABC transporter permease, protein MSSSTVYYSVGHRLGSWLLRLCSWLVLLFLILPILVIVPLSFNSEPFFSFTEGMLTLQPEAYSLRWYREVFTDSAWLLSIKNSFVIGIFSTLIATVLGTCAAVGLARAEMPARRLITALLLSPMIVPLIITAAGMFFFYSDIGLSGNYLGIILAHAVLGTPFVIITVTATLAGFDYSLVRAALNLGARPLRAFFDVILPLIRPGVISGALFAFITSFDEVVVILFMAGPEQRTIPRQMFSGLREQINPSILAVATLLIVMSIILLVTMELLRRRSERLRGAETQE, encoded by the coding sequence ATGAGCAGCTCGACCGTTTATTACAGCGTGGGGCACCGACTGGGCAGCTGGCTGCTGCGACTCTGCTCGTGGCTGGTTCTGCTGTTTCTGATCCTGCCGATTCTGGTGATCGTACCGTTGTCATTTAACAGCGAACCTTTCTTCAGCTTCACCGAAGGCATGCTTACGCTGCAGCCAGAGGCTTACTCGCTGCGCTGGTACCGGGAAGTGTTTACGGACAGCGCCTGGCTGCTGTCGATCAAAAACAGCTTTGTCATCGGCATCTTCTCCACCCTGATCGCCACGGTGCTGGGCACCTGTGCGGCGGTAGGTTTAGCCCGTGCGGAAATGCCTGCACGCCGTTTGATCACCGCCCTGCTGCTCTCGCCGATGATCGTGCCGCTGATCATCACCGCCGCTGGGATGTTCTTCTTTTATTCAGACATTGGCCTGTCGGGCAATTACCTCGGCATCATCCTCGCCCACGCGGTACTCGGCACGCCCTTTGTGATCATTACCGTGACCGCCACGCTGGCCGGTTTCGATTACTCATTGGTGCGCGCTGCGCTGAACCTCGGGGCACGGCCGCTGCGGGCGTTCTTTGATGTGATCCTGCCGCTGATTCGCCCCGGCGTGATTTCCGGCGCCCTGTTCGCCTTTATCACCTCGTTCGACGAAGTGGTGGTGATCCTGTTTATGGCAGGTCCCGAGCAACGCACTATTCCGCGGCAGATGTTTTCCGGCCTGCGCGAGCAAATCAACCCGAGCATTCTGGCTGTAGCGACACTGCTGATTGTGATGTCGATCATCCTGCTGGTGACCATGGAACTGCTGCGCCGTCGCTCTGAACGGCTGAGAGGAGCCGAAACGCAGGAGTAA
- a CDS encoding MgtC/SapB family protein — MGEFLFAINLLAALLLGALIGVERQWRQRLSVLRTNALVCLGAASFTVFAGLVDGDSSPTRVAAQIVSGIGFLGAGVIMRDGLQISGLNTAATLWCSAAVGILAGAGFLLEAATVTGLILMANVALRPVVRMINRQPQVESEEEQQYAVSVTCLVDYEAHIRSQLTRAAEQSGLRLLRLDSKETDNGERCKVSALLEADQRSDQKLENCIGRLSVEPGVTGVRWRIHNAEL; from the coding sequence ATGGGTGAATTTCTGTTCGCCATAAATTTGCTGGCTGCCCTTTTGCTCGGCGCCCTGATCGGCGTTGAACGCCAGTGGCGCCAGCGTCTCTCCGTGCTACGCACCAACGCGCTGGTGTGCCTTGGGGCCGCTAGCTTCACCGTCTTTGCAGGTCTGGTAGATGGCGACAGCAGCCCGACACGGGTCGCCGCGCAGATTGTCTCCGGTATCGGTTTTCTTGGTGCCGGTGTGATCATGCGCGATGGCTTGCAAATCAGCGGCCTGAACACCGCCGCCACCCTCTGGTGTTCAGCCGCAGTGGGCATCCTGGCAGGAGCAGGTTTTCTGCTGGAGGCGGCCACCGTCACCGGCCTGATTCTGATGGCTAACGTCGCCCTGCGCCCGGTCGTGCGCATGATCAACCGCCAGCCGCAAGTCGAGTCCGAAGAAGAACAACAATACGCGGTTAGCGTCACCTGCCTGGTCGACTACGAAGCCCACATCCGCAGCCAACTCACCCGCGCCGCCGAACAAAGCGGCCTGCGCCTGCTGCGTCTGGACAGCAAAGAAACCGATAACGGCGAACGCTGCAAAGTCAGTGCGCTACTGGAAGCCGACCAACGCAGCGACCAGAAACTGGAAAACTGCATCGGCCGCCTGAGCGTCGAACCCGGCGTCACGGGCGTGCGCTGGCGGATTCATAATGCGGAACTTTAA